The following are encoded in a window of Lichenicola cladoniae genomic DNA:
- the tssE gene encoding type VI secretion system baseplate subunit TssE, protein MPVARDTPRRVQSSVFDRLLDTDGPVHGPSVRVDEIAALRASVHRDLEALLNAHRPWASVPVQLTALRTSGLQYGVPNFTSGALNRREERETLRDEIELTIKRFEPRLAQVHVRLTDDPDRLRSTLRLRIEALLRVEPVVAPIAFDTTVNAATAEMVLHLQSGT, encoded by the coding sequence ATGCCGGTTGCGCGCGACACGCCGCGACGGGTGCAAAGCTCGGTGTTCGACCGGTTGCTCGACACCGACGGTCCCGTGCACGGCCCGTCCGTACGCGTCGACGAGATCGCCGCGTTGCGCGCCTCGGTGCACCGCGACCTGGAGGCGCTGCTGAACGCGCACCGCCCCTGGGCCTCGGTGCCGGTGCAGCTCACCGCGCTGCGGACGTCCGGCCTGCAATACGGCGTGCCCAACTTCACCTCCGGCGCGCTCAACCGTCGCGAGGAGCGCGAGACGCTTCGTGACGAGATCGAGCTGACTATCAAGCGGTTCGAGCCGCGCCTGGCCCAGGTCCATGTCCGGCTCACCGACGATCCGGACCGGCTGCGCAGCACGTTGCGTCTGCGGATCGAGGCGCTGCTCCGGGTCGAGCCGGTGGTCGCGCCGATCGCGTTCGACACCACGGTCAATGCCGCGACCGCGGAAATGGTCCTGCATCTGCAGAGCGGCACCTAA
- a CDS encoding type VI secretion system accessory protein TagJ, with translation MCAAQNDAGASNEAADMSNKPGSLFRAGHLEAAITAANDSVRRAPAVMEHRMLLAELLLFAGRFERADTVLAAAETIDPSLMLVASEFRHLLRAEIARQQTWNEGRVPEFVGEPTESLSLSLKALTLLREGDEAGAAQAAQQAEAVRPHVGGQHEDALFDDFRDADDICAGFIEVLTVTGRYFWMPTERIEEAIFHPARRPRDLFWRRCSMTVRAGPDGDVYVPAIYAGGPTTASSPGEADADTLRLGKSTEWSGETLVRGRGQRLFLAGEDGLAIQDLVSLTFG, from the coding sequence ATGTGTGCAGCCCAGAACGACGCCGGCGCCTCGAACGAGGCGGCGGACATGTCCAACAAGCCCGGTTCGCTGTTTCGCGCCGGACATCTCGAAGCCGCCATCACGGCCGCCAACGACAGCGTGCGTCGCGCGCCCGCTGTCATGGAACATCGCATGCTGCTGGCCGAGCTGCTGCTGTTCGCCGGCCGCTTCGAACGTGCCGACACGGTGCTGGCCGCTGCGGAAACTATCGATCCCTCGCTTATGCTGGTCGCGTCCGAGTTCCGGCATCTGCTGCGCGCCGAAATCGCCCGGCAGCAGACGTGGAACGAGGGCCGGGTGCCCGAATTCGTCGGTGAACCGACGGAGTCCCTCAGCCTCTCCCTGAAAGCGCTGACCCTGCTGCGTGAAGGCGACGAGGCGGGTGCCGCGCAGGCGGCCCAGCAAGCCGAAGCCGTACGGCCGCATGTCGGCGGACAGCACGAGGATGCCTTATTCGACGATTTCCGGGACGCCGACGATATCTGCGCTGGTTTCATCGAAGTCCTAACCGTGACCGGCCGCTATTTCTGGATGCCGACCGAGCGGATCGAGGAGGCCATCTTCCATCCTGCCCGCCGTCCGCGCGACCTGTTCTGGCGCCGCTGCAGCATGACCGTGCGGGCCGGTCCGGATGGCGACGTTTATGTGCCGGCGATCTATGCCGGCGGTCCGACGACCGCATCGTCGCCCGGCGAGGCGGACGCCGATACACTGCGCCTCGGCAAATCCACCGAGTGGAGTGGCGAGACCCTGGTGCGGGGCCGTGGACAGCGACTGTTCCTGGCCGGCGAGGATGGGCTGGCGATTCAGGATCTCGTCTCGCTCACCTTCGGATGA
- the tssC gene encoding type VI secretion system contractile sheath large subunit, with product MPVFRKKRDPLGIVLGHIQAGSRLDGGKAGLRETVLEGGFTGPDTVRVANLLGHFLRSGLDGLIEWFGPALLGAGPVNAISLDDRLRGLIDRDIALIDRLIGDQLDAILHDPRFQRFEGSWRGLAWLVDGLDASASVRVRVLSVTWREICRDLDRALEFDQSALFRLIYESEIGRAGGEPFGLLVVDHEMRHRPPSRRVQDLPSLDDIAALASLGAVAAAAFAPVVVAAAPELLGVDRFEDLALSFDPSTSLRDDDHARWRTLSTREDSRFLCITMPRVLARPPWTADPSRQEGFRYAEFAPSARERVWSVGCYAFASVVVRAQTQFQWPADIRGIDPDRIGGGLVPDLVVEPFDTDHERGWCRQSLDLVLTDGQERLLIDAGLIPLNRLPHGNEAVFASVRSMHVPTLQEGGVRDAVAAGANARISAQINSVLCVSRFAHYLKVMGREMVGSLLTADEIERRLQKWLSEYTNGSMRAGPESRARHPLVASRITVREQPDRPGTFGCVIHLQPHYQLDDIEAAFRLVTELSAPGSRN from the coding sequence TTGCCCGTATTCCGGAAAAAGCGTGACCCGTTAGGAATCGTTCTGGGACACATTCAAGCCGGTTCCAGGCTTGATGGCGGCAAGGCCGGCCTGCGTGAGACCGTCCTCGAGGGCGGTTTCACCGGGCCGGATACCGTGCGGGTCGCCAATCTCCTGGGACATTTTCTGCGTAGCGGCCTCGACGGCCTGATCGAGTGGTTCGGACCCGCGCTGCTTGGTGCCGGCCCGGTCAACGCAATTTCTCTGGACGATCGCCTGCGTGGTCTCATCGACCGCGACATAGCACTCATCGACCGCTTGATCGGCGACCAGCTTGACGCAATCCTGCATGATCCGCGCTTCCAGCGTTTCGAGGGGTCCTGGCGCGGCCTCGCCTGGCTGGTTGACGGGCTTGATGCGTCGGCATCGGTACGCGTACGCGTCCTGTCCGTGACCTGGCGTGAGATCTGCCGCGATCTCGATCGTGCACTGGAGTTCGACCAGAGCGCCCTGTTCCGGCTGATCTACGAAAGCGAAATCGGTCGCGCCGGCGGCGAGCCGTTCGGCCTGCTCGTCGTCGATCACGAGATGCGCCACCGTCCCCCGAGCCGGCGGGTGCAAGACCTGCCATCGCTCGACGATATCGCCGCACTCGCATCGCTCGGCGCGGTCGCTGCGGCAGCCTTTGCCCCAGTCGTGGTCGCCGCCGCGCCGGAACTGCTCGGCGTCGATCGGTTCGAGGATCTTGCCCTGTCGTTCGATCCATCGACTTCGTTGCGCGACGACGATCACGCGCGCTGGCGGACCCTCTCGACGCGGGAAGATTCGCGCTTCCTGTGCATCACCATGCCGCGCGTGCTCGCGCGGCCTCCCTGGACCGCGGACCCCTCGCGGCAGGAGGGCTTTCGGTACGCCGAGTTCGCGCCGAGTGCACGTGAGCGGGTCTGGTCGGTAGGCTGCTATGCGTTCGCCTCCGTGGTGGTACGGGCGCAGACCCAATTCCAGTGGCCGGCCGACATCCGCGGCATCGATCCCGACCGGATCGGCGGCGGCCTGGTACCGGACCTGGTGGTCGAGCCGTTCGATACCGACCACGAGCGCGGCTGGTGCCGCCAGTCGCTGGATCTCGTGCTGACCGACGGGCAGGAGCGGCTGCTGATCGATGCAGGCCTGATCCCGCTCAATCGGCTGCCGCACGGCAACGAGGCGGTTTTCGCGTCGGTGCGCAGCATGCATGTGCCGACGCTGCAGGAAGGCGGCGTTCGGGACGCCGTGGCCGCCGGGGCCAATGCGCGCATCTCGGCGCAGATCAACTCGGTGCTGTGCGTATCGCGGTTCGCGCACTATCTTAAGGTCATGGGTCGCGAAATGGTCGGCTCGTTGCTGACCGCCGACGAGATCGAACGCCGGCTGCAGAAATGGCTCTCGGAATATACCAATGGCAGCATGCGGGCCGGGCCTGAAAGTCGTGCCCGGCATCCATTGGTGGCGAGCCGCATCACGGTCCGCGAGCAGCCCGATCGTCCCGGAACGTTCGGTTGCGTGATCCATCTGCAGCCGCATTACCAGCTCGACGATATCGAGGCGGCGTTCCGCCTGGTCACGGAGTTGTCTGCTCCCGGCTCACGCAACTGA
- the tssC gene encoding type VI secretion system contractile sheath large subunit has translation MSQTTTPNTGASKAVETNDLLQQVVSATRQTEPDRAQDLVRALVEQAEAGTIKFDRNLNRTIERAIAEIDKKLSDQLNEIIHDPRFLKLEGSWRGLHYFVMNSETGTMLKIRLLNASKRDLNRDLTRVVEFDQSLLFRKIYENEFGTPGGEPYGALIGDYEWGNHPDDIETLRLISNVSAAAFAPFISAAGANMFGFDSWTELSKPRDLAKIFDTVEYQKWRGFRDSEDSRFVSLVMPRVVARLPYGALTKPIDEFDYEEAPLDVAGKALSMDHDQYCWMNAAYVMGTRLTDAFSKHGFCTAIRGAEGGGKVDNLPTHIFQSDDGDLDAKCPTEIGITDRREYELSNLGFLPLCHYKNHDFAVFFGAQTAQKAKEYDRPDATANARISARLPYIMATSRFAHYLKVMARDKIGSFMEAEDCEIWLNRWIKNYVNTNENAGPDSKAKYPLREARVEVREIPGRPGAYNAIAYMRPWLQMEELTTSLRMVARIPEKA, from the coding sequence ATGTCGCAAACCACAACACCCAACACCGGCGCTTCAAAAGCCGTTGAGACCAACGACCTCCTGCAGCAGGTCGTGTCGGCCACCCGCCAAACCGAGCCCGATCGGGCGCAGGACCTGGTTCGGGCACTGGTCGAGCAGGCCGAGGCCGGCACCATCAAGTTCGATCGCAACCTCAATCGCACCATCGAGCGGGCGATCGCCGAGATCGACAAGAAGCTGTCCGACCAGCTGAACGAGATCATCCACGATCCGCGGTTTCTGAAGCTCGAGGGAAGCTGGCGCGGCCTGCATTACTTCGTGATGAACAGCGAAACCGGCACGATGCTCAAGATCCGGTTGCTGAACGCGTCGAAGCGCGACCTCAACCGCGACCTGACCCGCGTTGTCGAATTCGACCAGAGCCTGCTGTTCCGCAAGATCTACGAGAACGAATTCGGCACGCCCGGCGGCGAGCCATATGGCGCGCTGATCGGCGACTACGAATGGGGCAACCACCCGGACGATATCGAGACGCTGCGGCTGATTTCCAACGTCAGCGCTGCCGCGTTCGCACCGTTCATCTCGGCTGCCGGCGCCAACATGTTCGGCTTCGACAGCTGGACCGAATTGTCCAAGCCACGCGATCTCGCCAAGATCTTCGATACGGTCGAATATCAGAAGTGGCGCGGCTTCCGCGACAGCGAGGATAGTCGCTTCGTTTCCCTGGTTATGCCGCGCGTCGTGGCACGACTGCCGTACGGCGCGCTGACCAAGCCGATCGACGAGTTCGACTACGAAGAAGCGCCGCTCGATGTCGCGGGCAAGGCGCTCAGCATGGATCACGACCAGTATTGCTGGATGAACGCCGCCTACGTGATGGGCACGCGCCTGACCGATGCGTTCTCCAAGCACGGGTTCTGCACCGCGATCCGCGGTGCCGAAGGCGGCGGCAAGGTGGACAACCTGCCCACCCATATCTTCCAGTCCGACGACGGCGATTTGGACGCGAAGTGCCCGACGGAAATCGGCATCACCGACCGCCGCGAGTACGAGCTGTCCAACCTCGGCTTCCTGCCCCTGTGCCACTACAAGAACCACGATTTCGCGGTCTTCTTCGGTGCTCAGACGGCGCAGAAGGCCAAGGAGTACGACCGCCCGGACGCGACCGCCAACGCCCGCATCTCGGCACGCCTGCCCTACATCATGGCGACCAGCCGGTTTGCGCATTACCTGAAGGTGATGGCGCGCGACAAGATCGGCTCGTTCATGGAGGCCGAGGATTGCGAGATCTGGCTGAACCGCTGGATCAAGAACTACGTCAACACCAACGAGAACGCCGGTCCCGACAGCAAGGCAAAATATCCGCTGCGTGAAGCACGCGTAGAGGTGCGGGAGATCCCCGGCCGCCCGGGTGCGTACAATGCGATCGCATACATGCGGCCGTGGCTGCAGATGGAAGAGCTGACCACCAGCCTGCGCATGGTTGCCCGTATTCCGGAAAAAGCGTGA
- the tssB gene encoding type VI secretion system contractile sheath small subunit produces MSASIHEKLSRVRRPRVHITYEVETEGAEVIRELPFVVGVLGDFSGDPTQPLRPLAERKFIQVDRDNFDEVMTRLTPGLNLIVPNKLTDDGTEIAVSLKFNSIEDFEPGRVLDQVAPLRALLETRNKLRDLMSKADRSEELEALLEKILKDGDDLKQVTSQLGPKAGA; encoded by the coding sequence ATGAGCGCAAGTATTCACGAGAAGCTGAGCCGGGTGCGCCGTCCGCGCGTCCATATCACCTATGAAGTCGAGACCGAGGGCGCAGAAGTCATTCGCGAACTGCCGTTCGTCGTGGGAGTGCTGGGCGATTTCTCCGGCGATCCGACCCAGCCACTGCGTCCGCTGGCGGAGCGAAAGTTCATCCAGGTCGATCGTGACAATTTCGACGAGGTCATGACCCGGCTGACTCCGGGCCTCAATCTCATCGTCCCGAACAAGCTGACCGATGACGGTACCGAAATTGCGGTGTCTCTCAAATTCAACTCGATCGAGGATTTCGAGCCGGGTCGCGTGCTGGATCAGGTGGCTCCGCTCCGTGCGCTGCTCGAAACACGCAACAAGCTGCGCGACCTGATGAGCAAGGCCGATCGTTCCGAGGAGCTCGAGGCGTTGCTTGAAAAAATCCTCAAGGATGGTGACGACCTGAAGCAGGTTACCAGCCAGCTCGGTCCGAAGGCCGGAGCCTGA
- the tssA gene encoding type VI secretion system protein TssA, translating into MTPASTDLATLLAPFPGEQPAGSDPRSDVSPQSPYFRLRDARADARQIERSSDHDAADSGIPPSWNAVRDHALSILSSNGKDIEVAAWLAEALVRQHGLAGLTEGAMLIAGLVREYWAHGLYPLPDEDGIEGRTTPLAGLNGVGSDGTLMQPLRKLVLFTHTDQSAVTLWRFERGEEVEGIGEAAKKKQKLATGVLPFRELEDAARTIGAAQLGVIGREAQVALLAWQDLVEALAAVAGTEAPPCSRVAGVIEKIIRIAERYVPDRLAQPDEIESPIAEALAEPGDMTADQGTPVPHAPKRPTRESMLATLLDVAEFFRTHEPHSPLAYTLEEAVRRGRLTWPELLGEVVPDPEARAIILSQLGIRPISG; encoded by the coding sequence TTGACGCCAGCTTCCACCGATCTCGCAACCTTGCTGGCCCCGTTTCCCGGCGAACAGCCAGCCGGGTCCGATCCTCGCTCCGACGTATCGCCGCAATCTCCCTATTTCCGGCTGCGTGACGCACGTGCCGATGCGCGGCAGATCGAGCGCTCGAGCGATCACGACGCGGCCGATAGCGGAATACCGCCGAGCTGGAATGCCGTGCGCGATCATGCGCTCTCCATTCTGTCATCGAACGGAAAGGATATCGAGGTTGCGGCATGGCTCGCGGAAGCGCTGGTGCGGCAGCACGGCCTCGCCGGCCTGACCGAGGGCGCCATGCTGATTGCCGGGCTGGTTCGCGAATACTGGGCGCACGGGCTGTATCCGCTGCCCGACGAGGATGGGATCGAGGGCCGGACCACGCCGCTCGCCGGCCTGAACGGCGTCGGCAGTGATGGCACCCTGATGCAGCCGCTCCGCAAGCTCGTGCTGTTCACGCACACCGACCAGAGTGCGGTGACATTGTGGCGTTTCGAGCGGGGCGAGGAGGTCGAGGGCATCGGCGAAGCCGCTAAAAAGAAACAGAAACTTGCCACCGGGGTCCTGCCGTTCCGCGAGCTCGAGGACGCAGCCCGGACGATCGGTGCTGCGCAACTGGGCGTGATCGGCCGCGAGGCACAGGTGGCGTTGCTTGCGTGGCAGGATCTGGTGGAGGCCCTGGCCGCTGTGGCAGGGACGGAAGCGCCGCCCTGCAGTCGCGTGGCCGGCGTCATCGAGAAGATCATCCGCATCGCCGAGCGATATGTGCCCGACCGTCTTGCCCAGCCCGACGAGATAGAGTCGCCCATCGCGGAAGCGCTCGCGGAGCCGGGCGACATGACGGCGGACCAGGGCACTCCGGTTCCGCACGCACCGAAGCGGCCGACACGGGAAAGCATGCTGGCGACGCTGCTCGACGTCGCAGAATTCTTTCGCACCCACGAGCCGCATTCGCCCCTGGCCTACACCCTCGAGGAGGCCGTGCGGCGTGGACGCCTCACCTGGCCCGAGCTTCTCGGCGAAGTCGTTCCGGATCCGGAGGCGCGCGCGATTATTCTATCGCAACTCGGTATCCGTCCAATTTCCGGTTGA